One genomic region from Ammospiza nelsoni isolate bAmmNel1 chromosome 13, bAmmNel1.pri, whole genome shotgun sequence encodes:
- the PLLP gene encoding plasmolipin: MAGLPGAARARSASPGSPPALDGSFLLSPLGGLMCAQAVLGLLVWSLIAATTYHLHAAYGWVMFVSLFFWILTLLFLVIYLLQLHQKFYMVPWPLVLMICNAVATVLYITAFVTCAAAVQPTSWRQWDYNRRAAASFFACVTMITYGVSTFFSFRAWKGLGSNAATSQVSDHA; encoded by the exons ATGGCGGGGCTGCCCGGCGCCGCCAGAGCCCGGAGCGCCTCCCCGGGCTCCCCCCCGGCCCTGGACGGCTCCTTCCTGCTCTCGCCGCTCGGGGGGCTGATGTGCGCCCAGGCC gTGCTCGGTTTGCTGGTGTGGTCTCTCATCGCTGCCACAACGTACCACCTGCACGCGGCCTACGGCTGGGTGATGTTCGTGTCCCTCTTCTTCTGGATACTAACGCTCCTTTTCTTGGTGATTTACCTCCTGCAGCTTCATCAGAAGTTCTACATGGTCCCCTGGCCCCTCGTG CTGATGATCTGCAACGCCGTGGCCACCGTGCTGTACATCACAGCCTTCGTGACGTGCGCGGCCGCCGTGCAGCCCACGTCCTGGCGGCAGTGGGACTACAACCGGCGAGCCGCCGCCTCC TTCTTCGCCTGTGTCACCATGATCACCTACGGGGTGAGCACCTTCTTCAGCTTCCGCgcctggaaggggctgggcagCAACGCGGCCACCAGCCAAGTGAGCGACCACGCGTGA
- the ARL2BP gene encoding ADP-ribosylation factor-like protein 2-binding protein, with amino-acid sequence METSDGESLGVATSTTSDEFDAVVGYLEDIIMDDDFQLIQRNFLEKHYQEFDDSEENKLIYTDIFNEYISLVEKYIEEKLLDRIRGFDMVAFTVSLQQHKDEMPGDIFDLLLTFTDFLAFKEMFLEYRAEKEGRSLDLSSALVVTSLNH; translated from the exons ATGGAGACTTCTGATGGAGAAAGTTTGGGTGTAGCCAC cTCCACCACTTCTGATGAGTTTGATGCAGTTGTTGGCTATCTGGAGGACATCATAATGG ATGATGATTTCCAGTTAATACAGAGGAATTTTTTGGAGAAGCACTACCAGGAGTTTGATGACTCAGAAGAAAACAAGCTCATCTATACCgacatttttaatgaatat atctCCTTAGTAGAGAAATACATTGAAGAGAAGTTGCTCGATCGGATTCGTGGGTTTGATATGGTTGCTTTCACAGTGTCATTGCA aCAACACAAAGATGAAATGCCAGGTGATATATTTGATCTGCTTCTCACATTTACAGACTTTCTGGCTTTCAAAGAAATGTTCTTGGAATACAGAGCT GAAAAAGAAGGTCGAAGTCTGGATTTAAGCAGTGCGTTAGTGGTGACTTCATTAAACCATTAA
- the RSPRY1 gene encoding RING finger and SPRY domain-containing protein 1, protein MIVVAWVVFYASRSLFQALLLTLEHHLPHFLGALGAGSMGNSCVCRDDSGAEDNGSSQGRQTEHSRTHIPEARSHPRDPVRPPRRGRGPHEPRRKKQNVDGLVLDTLAVIRTLVDNDQEPPYSMITLHEMAETDEGWLEVVQSLIRVIPLEDPLGPAVITLLLDECPLPTKDALQKLTEILNLSGAAACQDSCHPAKHRNTTAVLGCLAEKLAGPASIGLLSPGILEYLLHSLNFQSHPTVMLFALIALEKFAQTSENKMTVSESCISDQLMLLEKWTDNPDYLKRQVGFCAQWSLDNLFLKEGRQFTYEKVDLTNIRAMLNSNDVSEYLKISPHGLEARCDASSFESVRCTFCVDSGVWYYEVTVITSGVMQIGWATKDSKFLNHEGYGIGDDEYSCAYDGCRQLIWYNARSKPHSHPCWKEGDTIGFLLDLQEKQMIFYLNGNQLPAEKQVFSSAVSGFFAAASFMSYQQCEFNFGAKPFKYPPPMKFSTFNDHAFLTAEEKIILPRHRRLALLKQVSIRENCCTLCCDEIADTELRPCGHSDLCMECALQLETCPLCRQEIQTRVRQISHIS, encoded by the exons ATGATTGTAGTTGCTTGGGTTGTGTTCTATGCTAGCAGAAGCCTTTTCCAAGCTCTGCTGTTGACTCTAGAGCACCACCTTCCCCATTTCCTGGGAGCCTTGGGGGCTGGCAGCATGGGAAACTCGTGCGTTTGCCGTGACGACAGCGGGGCCGAGGACAACGGGAGCTCTCAGGGCAGAcagacagagcacagcaggacacacaTCCCTGAGGCCAGGAGCCACCCAAGGGACCCTGTCCGTCCACCCAGGAGGGGTCGAGGGCCTCATGAaccaaggaggaaaaaacagaatgTGGATGGGCTGGTGCTTGACACACTGGCTGTAATTCGGACGTTGGTAGATAA TGACCAGGAGCCTCCTTATTCAATGATCACGTTGCATGAAATGGCAGAAACAG ATGAAGGCTGGTTGGAAGTTGTTCAATCTTTAATTAGAGTTATTCCATTAGAAGATCCCCTGGGACCAGCTGTTATAACGCTACTACTTGATGAATGTCCTCTGCCAACAAAA gatGCATTACAGAAGTTAACAGAAATACTGAACTTgagtggagctgctgcttgccAGGACTCTTGTCACCCTGCCAAGCACCGGAACACGACTGCAGTGCTCGGCTGCTTGGCAGAGAAATTAGCAG GTCCTGCAAGCATAGGCTTGCTCAGCCCAGGCATACTGGAATATTTACTTCACAGCTTG AACTTCCAGTCCCACCCAACAGTGATGCTTTTTGCACTAATAGCACTGGAGAAGTTTGCACAAACAA gtgaaaataaaatgacagTTTCTGAGTCGTGCATTAGTGACCAACTGATGCTGCTGGAGAAATGGACAGATAACCCTGACTACTTAAAACGCCAGGTTGGATTCTGTGCCCAGTGGAGTTTAGACAATCTGT ttctaaaAGAAGGCAGGCAGTTTACATATGAGAAGGTAGACTTGACCAACATTAGGGCCATGCTGAACAGCAATGATGTCAGTGAATACCTGAAGATCTCACCACATGGATTAGAG GCACGGTGCGACGCCTCGTCCTTCGAAAGCGTGAGGTGCACGTTCTGTGTTGACTCTGGGGTCTGGTACTATGAAGTCACTGTCATTACTTCAGGAGTGATGCAGATAGGATGGGCAACCAAAGACAGCAAATTTCTCAACCAT GAAGGTTACGGCATTGGGGACGATGAATACTCCTGCGCGTACGATGGCTGCCGGCAGCTGATCTGGTACAACGCCAGAAGTAAACCAcactcccatccctgctggaaagAAG GAGACACAATAGGATTTCTACTAGACttgcaagaaaagcaaatgatCTTCTATTTAAATGGAAACCAGCTTCCTGCTGAGAAGCAAGTATTTTCATCTGCTGT ATCAGGATTTTTTGCTGCAGCAAGTTTCATGTCCTATCAACAATGTGAGTTCAACTTTGGGGCAAAACCCTTCAAGTACCCACCACCAATGAAGTTTAGTACCTTCAATGATCATGCCTTTCtcacagcagaagagaaaatcaTTTTACCCAG ACACAGGCGCCTGGCTTTGCTGAAGCAAGTGAGTATCAGAGAGAACTGCTGCACACTTTGCTGTGATGAGATAGCAGACACAGAACTCAGGCCATGTGGACACAG tgACCTGTGCATGGAGTGTGCCTTGCAGTTGGAGACCTGCCCTTTGTGTCGACAGGAAATACAAACCCGAGTCAGACAGATCTCTCACATTTCATGA